TGGCGTCTCGTCCCGTGGCCTGAATGTGCCCGTTGCGCAGCGGGCAGATCCACACGTCGGTGTAGGCCGGTGGAATGCCCAGCGATTTGATCCGCTGCAACTCCTTGGGATCACGAATCGGCTGGCCGTCCAGGCCAATATAGCTGAAGTGCTTCCCGGCACGCTTGCGCCGAATGCCCGGCATGGCATCGCTGACGTAGCGCAGACCCGCAGCCTTCGCCGATTGGACCGGATCGGTGATCAGCGTCACGGGTAGCTCAGGTTGTGAAGATTCTCGCTCTGTCATGTCGGCGTTGCAAAGCAAACGGAGTGCCATCGAATGCAGCCGAATCCTGAATCGACTATTGACATTCGCCGGAGATTGCGTATTATACATTTGGTTAAAAATGGTTTATAATTGAACATTGCTGCTCAGCCCGCGTTACTTCCACGGGTGCCAAAACGTCCGATCTTGATACTTCCAATTGATAAACCGGTGGTTATTTGGATCTATAGAGATTGAGGGGATTCTTGACCTCGTAGGGGCTTCAGGCGATGACGCCCTGATCATGCTGCCGGACATGCGACCTCAATGGCGCTCCGGCAGGCCTGCCTCTACGATCGATCAAACGGCTTAAGCATGTTGATAACGGCTGGTGCTTCCGCGACGTGGCTTCAGCAGGAGCGCTGTGACAAGCGCTTAATGTCTCTAGCTGCGGCGTCACACGAGCAGCAAGCATCTATTCACGTGTGCTCATGTAGCTACAAGGGGAGGTCGCTACGATGATGCCAATACGAGTCTTACTCGCCGATGATCATCCGCTGGTCCGGTTTAGCACACATAAACTCCTAACTGGAACGCCAGGAATTACCGTGGTGGGCGAAGCCAGCGATGGCGTAGAAGCCCTGCAACGGGCGGTCGATCTCAAGCCCGATGTGCTGGTGCTCGACATCGAGATGCCGGGGCTGCGTGGCGATGAAGTCGTGCGGCGGCTGCGGCAGATGGGCAGCTCGGTGCGCATTCTGGTGCTGAGCGCCTATCCCACCGAGCAGGCAATGAGCGAGCTGCTCGCCAGCGGCGCGGATGATTATGTGGTCAAACATGCGTCGATCGAGACGATCGTTCAGGCGGTCCGGCGTGTGATGACTGGCGAAGATCGCTGGCGCGGCGCGGATAGCTCAGCTCAGGAGACGCAGCATGAGCCGCAATCGGCGCAGGGCGAGCCACCGCCGCTGACCGAGCGCGAAACCGAGGTGCTCAAGATGGTCGCGGTGGGCAAGACCGATCAGCAGATCGCGCTGCGGCTGAATATCACCGAGCGGACCGTGCGCTACCATCTCCACAACATGTACCGCAAGCTGGGCATCAGCAGGCGCTGCGAGGCGGTGGTATGGGCGCTGCGTGCGGGGCTCAGCGCGGATCAGGAGGCGCAAAAGCCTCAGCATGTACGGGTGTGAGGTGTACGCGGCGGGTATTGACTGTGGTTGAAACGTTATCTGAGATATGTGTGTAGGGGCGTATGGCATACGCCCCAGGGCACGGCACTGCCGTGCGTCTACGATCCGAGACATACACCGGCATCCGCTCACGGCGGGTGCTTTTTTTGATCGCTGGCCGCCCCACGCGATCAGTCGACGGGTACTTCCTGGCATTGCGCTTGCCAGAGAGCGATCTTCTAGTAGCGGCGCATCTGGAGCTACGGGAGCCTTGGATCAGCCGCATGCCGCCGACTCGCCAAGCACATGAAAGGGAAAAGCATGTCCAGCCGCAATCTGCGCGCAGCGCCACCGCGTGTATCCGTCCTGATGCCGACGTATAACCAGGCGGCCTTTATCCGCCGTGCGCTCGATAGCTTGGGTGCTCAAACGCTGGCCGACTGGGAGCTGGTGATTGTGGACGACGGCTCGACCGATGCGACACGCGAGCTGGTTGCCCCGTATCTTACCGACGATCGCATCCGCTATCACCGGCTGGAGCGCAATCGGGGCATGGGCGCGGCCTTGAATCAGGCGCTCGACCTGGCGCGTGCCGATCTGATCGCCTATCTGCCGTCCGACGATGTGTACTACGCCGATCATCTGATGGCGCTCGCGGATAGTCTGGCGCAGCATCCCGACGCGGCGCTGGCCTACTCCGGCGTCAGGCATCACTACAACCGCACGGCCACCGGCCAGATCGACGAGTATTCGCTGCAACTGGTACAGGTGATGCATCGCCGCACCGCCGACCGCTGGGTCGAGCGCGATTCGCTTGTCACCGACGACCTGGAGCGTATGTTGTGGTCGCGGCTCCGCGAGCGCGGCGCGTTCGTCGGGACCGAGCGTGTATCCTGCGAGTGGGTCGATCATCCCCGGCAGCGGCACAAGCTGATTCGCGAGACGCTTTGCGGCGGGATCAATCCCTACCGCGTCTATTACAACGTGAGCCAGCCGCTACGCTTTCACTCCTCGGTCGGCAACGACATCGACGAGATCGAGCACTACCGCCGCTTTCGGGAGCGGCCCGACACGCCGCCCGCCGCCGATGGGCTGAAGATCTTGCTGGTGGGCGAGCTGGCCTACAACGCCGATCGGATTCTGGCGCTTGAGGAGCGCGGCCACCGGCTCTACGGCCTGTGGACGCCTGATCCGGCCTGGTTTAACACGGTCGGGCCGCTGCCCTTCGGGCATGTCGAGGACGTGCCGCTTAACGGCTGGCGCGATGCGGTCAGACGCATCCGGCCCGATGTGATCTACGCGCTGCTCAACTGGCAGACCGTGGCGTTTTGCCATCAGGTGCTACTCGACAATCCGGGCGTGCCTTTCGTCTGGCACTTCAAAGAGGGGCCGTTCATCTGCCTCGAAAAAGGTCTTTGGTCGCACCTGATCGATCTGCAAACGCGCTCCGACGGCCAGATCTACTCCAGCCCTGAGCTGCGCGACTGGTTCTACACGGTGGTGCCGGGCCTGCGCGATCAGCCCGCGCTGGTGCTTGACGGCGATCTGCCGAAGCGCGAGTGGTTCACGACCGCGCGCTCGCCGCGTCGCTCGGCCTCCGATGGGCAGATCCACACGGTCGTGCCCGGACGACCGATCGGGCTGCATCCGTGGGTCGTCGGCGAGCTGGCCGAGCAGGGGATTCATCTTCATTTCTACGGCGACTTCACGCAGGGCATCTGGCATTCGTGGATCGAAAAGGCGCTGCGCGTGGCCGAGGGCTACCTGCACCTGCATCCCAACGTCGATCAGCGGCAGTGGGTCAGCGAGTTCTCGCAGTACGATGCCGGCTGGATTCATGTCTTCAAGAGCGAGAACCAGGGCGATCTGCGGCGCTCCAACTGGGACGACCTGAACTATCCCGCGCGGATCGCTACGCTGGTCGCCGCCGGAGTGCCGCTGATCCAGCTCGACAACCCCGACGCGATCGTCGCGGCGCAAACGCTGGCGCGGCAGTTGGACATCGGCGTATTCTTCAGCGAGATCCCGCAGTTGCGCGAGCAGTTGCGCGACGAGACGCGCATGGCGCAGCTTCGCGAGAACGTCTGGCGGCAGCGCGAGCAGTTCAGTTTCGACGCCCACGCCGACCGTCTGCTCGCTTTTTTCCGCAGCGTGATCGAACAGCGAGGCCCAGCATGACCACATCGTCGATCTCCAATCCACGGGTGTCGGTGCTGATGCCAACCTATAATCAGGCCGCGTTCATTCGCCGCGCGCTGGCGAGCCTCCTGTCGCAGA
This DNA window, taken from Herpetosiphonaceae bacterium, encodes the following:
- a CDS encoding response regulator transcription factor, with the protein product MPIRVLLADDHPLVRFSTHKLLTGTPGITVVGEASDGVEALQRAVDLKPDVLVLDIEMPGLRGDEVVRRLRQMGSSVRILVLSAYPTEQAMSELLASGADDYVVKHASIETIVQAVRRVMTGEDRWRGADSSAQETQHEPQSAQGEPPPLTERETEVLKMVAVGKTDQQIALRLNITERTVRYHLHNMYRKLGISRRCEAVVWALRAGLSADQEAQKPQHVRV
- a CDS encoding glycosyltransferase, with protein sequence MSSRNLRAAPPRVSVLMPTYNQAAFIRRALDSLGAQTLADWELVIVDDGSTDATRELVAPYLTDDRIRYHRLERNRGMGAALNQALDLARADLIAYLPSDDVYYADHLMALADSLAQHPDAALAYSGVRHHYNRTATGQIDEYSLQLVQVMHRRTADRWVERDSLVTDDLERMLWSRLRERGAFVGTERVSCEWVDHPRQRHKLIRETLCGGINPYRVYYNVSQPLRFHSSVGNDIDEIEHYRRFRERPDTPPAADGLKILLVGELAYNADRILALEERGHRLYGLWTPDPAWFNTVGPLPFGHVEDVPLNGWRDAVRRIRPDVIYALLNWQTVAFCHQVLLDNPGVPFVWHFKEGPFICLEKGLWSHLIDLQTRSDGQIYSSPELRDWFYTVVPGLRDQPALVLDGDLPKREWFTTARSPRRSASDGQIHTVVPGRPIGLHPWVVGELAEQGIHLHFYGDFTQGIWHSWIEKALRVAEGYLHLHPNVDQRQWVSEFSQYDAGWIHVFKSENQGDLRRSNWDDLNYPARIATLVAAGVPLIQLDNPDAIVAAQTLARQLDIGVFFSEIPQLREQLRDETRMAQLRENVWRQREQFSFDAHADRLLAFFRSVIEQRGPA